Proteins encoded together in one Deinococcus hopiensis KR-140 window:
- a CDS encoding AAA family ATPase, translated as MKPLSLELHGFTAFRQHTVLDFSDLELFALVGPTGSGKSSLLDAMTFALYGTTPRLGATGLDALISQGERGLSVGLTFEVNGETFRVARSKGRKQAENEVRLERLDGERWINLSDGGARAVGERITKAVGLDFKTFVRSVLLPQGEFSRLLHGTGKERQALLGELMGLDHVKAMHAFAGDRAKGFKHQLGSLHALLEGEYAAVTPEAVKALRAEREAVDAEAERLTDAREHLQGLVNRLRLLEGVWNRREDTARRLTALEARATSVREGAARAERARRVARVLPLLDAAERARIAAEREERAAGGAAGAELQARKGVEAALATLEAATQAEQQIPALEARAETLREAEADLGRLRRAGGTPQSTHAQPLPWDEDTFFTARENVQKLDKLRQERVLLETQKAALEADRLRQQAELEGLEALKEEQGRVEREGKAAKAALDQAQAEVQAARLEAGLAAYRAHLHVGEPCPLCEGVVQMLPEAPPVDVTALETRAAALQAALEGRRLRYKEIGLELVSLKKSTVARAGELRDWEAGLTQREADLRQLEGHISGDPHDLTLRLVAGLAARVRGAGADPARERARMLAEVKVVRARLSEAQAGLARTQSAHSATQATLASARKAAQERMREAQEAQARLSQVLDELELNAAQARAAALPESEIAALEGAARTHGAQVEQLRAQLGELERQLGVEPFDPAQLRQAERDLIATDAALGTARERAGTLAEQERVARQRLTRKAELEAQAKDLAAQLDTWQTLTNSLKANEFQQFLLSEVEARLLTGAGALLYDISDGRYRLALEGGEYVVQDLWNAGETRAVKTLSGGETFLASLSLAIALSDYLAGNKMLGALFLDEGFGTLDPQALEAVANALENLRTQGRMVGVVTHVESLSERLPSRLIVTKSVAGSSVQRLDG; from the coding sequence ATGAAGCCCCTTTCCCTCGAACTTCATGGCTTTACCGCGTTCCGGCAGCATACGGTGCTGGACTTCAGCGACCTGGAACTGTTCGCGCTCGTCGGGCCGACGGGCAGCGGCAAGTCGAGCCTGCTGGACGCCATGACCTTCGCGCTGTACGGCACCACGCCCCGGCTGGGGGCCACTGGACTGGACGCGCTCATCTCCCAGGGCGAGCGGGGGCTGTCGGTCGGCCTCACCTTCGAGGTGAACGGCGAGACGTTCCGGGTGGCGCGCTCGAAGGGCCGCAAGCAGGCCGAGAACGAGGTGCGGCTGGAACGGCTTGACGGCGAGCGGTGGATCAACCTCAGCGACGGTGGCGCGCGGGCTGTGGGCGAGCGCATCACGAAGGCGGTGGGGCTGGATTTCAAGACCTTCGTGCGGAGCGTGCTGCTGCCGCAGGGCGAGTTCTCCCGGCTGCTGCACGGCACGGGCAAGGAGCGGCAGGCGCTGTTGGGCGAACTCATGGGCCTGGACCACGTGAAGGCCATGCACGCGTTCGCCGGGGACCGGGCCAAGGGCTTCAAGCACCAGCTGGGCAGCCTGCACGCGCTACTGGAAGGCGAATACGCAGCGGTGACGCCGGAAGCGGTAAAGGCCCTGCGCGCCGAACGAGAGGCGGTGGACGCCGAGGCCGAGCGCCTGACCGACGCGCGCGAGCACTTGCAAGGACTGGTCAACCGTCTGCGCCTGCTGGAAGGCGTGTGGAACCGGCGCGAAGACACCGCGCGGCGGCTGACGGCTCTGGAGGCCCGGGCCACCTCCGTGCGCGAGGGTGCCGCGCGGGCCGAGCGGGCCCGCCGGGTGGCCAGGGTGCTGCCCCTGCTCGACGCGGCGGAACGCGCCCGCATAGCCGCCGAACGCGAGGAACGCGCCGCCGGGGGAGCCGCCGGGGCAGAACTCCAGGCCCGCAAGGGGGTAGAGGCGGCCCTCGCCACCCTGGAGGCGGCAACGCAGGCCGAGCAGCAGATCCCCGCCCTCGAAGCCCGCGCCGAGACGCTGAGGGAGGCAGAGGCCGATCTGGGCCGCCTGCGCCGGGCGGGGGGTACACCGCAAAGCACGCACGCCCAGCCCCTGCCCTGGGACGAGGACACCTTCTTTACCGCCCGGGAAAACGTCCAGAAACTCGACAAACTGCGGCAGGAGCGGGTGTTGCTGGAAACGCAGAAGGCTGCCCTCGAAGCGGACCGCCTGCGCCAGCAAGCCGAACTCGAGGGTTTGGAGGCCCTCAAGGAGGAACAGGGCCGCGTGGAACGCGAGGGCAAGGCGGCAAAAGCAGCGCTGGACCAGGCCCAGGCCGAGGTTCAGGCGGCCCGGCTGGAAGCGGGTCTCGCGGCCTACCGCGCCCACCTGCACGTGGGGGAACCCTGCCCGCTTTGCGAGGGCGTGGTGCAGATGCTGCCCGAAGCGCCTCCGGTGGATGTGACGGCCCTGGAAACGCGCGCTGCCGCTCTGCAAGCCGCGCTGGAAGGCCGCCGGCTGCGCTACAAGGAAATCGGCCTGGAACTCGTCAGCCTCAAGAAATCCACCGTGGCCCGCGCGGGGGAACTGCGCGACTGGGAAGCAGGGCTTACCCAGCGCGAGGCAGACCTGCGGCAGCTCGAGGGCCACATCTCCGGCGATCCCCATGATCTGACCCTGCGGCTGGTGGCGGGGCTGGCAGCGCGGGTGCGCGGAGCGGGCGCAGATCCGGCACGCGAGCGCGCCAGGATGTTGGCAGAGGTCAAGGTGGTTCGCGCCCGCCTGAGCGAAGCGCAGGCGGGCCTCGCCCGCACCCAGAGTGCCCATTCCGCCACCCAGGCCACCCTTGCCTCCGCCCGCAAGGCCGCACAGGAACGCATGCGCGAGGCGCAGGAGGCGCAGGCCCGTCTCTCGCAGGTGCTGGACGAACTGGAACTCAACGCGGCCCAGGCGCGCGCCGCCGCCCTCCCCGAATCTGAGATCGCCGCACTGGAGGGAGCGGCACGCACGCACGGCGCGCAGGTGGAGCAACTGCGGGCGCAACTCGGGGAGCTGGAGCGGCAACTGGGCGTGGAACCCTTCGATCCCGCGCAACTCCGCCAAGCTGAGCGGGACCTGATCGCCACCGACGCGGCGCTGGGCACAGCGCGCGAACGGGCCGGAACGCTGGCCGAGCAGGAGCGCGTGGCCCGCCAACGCCTGACCCGCAAGGCCGAGCTCGAGGCGCAGGCGAAAGACCTGGCCGCCCAGCTGGACACCTGGCAGACCCTGACGAACAGCCTCAAGGCCAATGAATTCCAGCAGTTCCTGCTTTCGGAAGTCGAGGCGCGGCTGCTGACCGGCGCGGGCGCCCTGCTCTATGACATCAGCGACGGGCGCTACCGCCTCGCGCTGGAGGGCGGTGAGTACGTCGTGCAGGACCTGTGGAACGCGGGCGAGACGCGGGCGGTCAAGACCCTGTCGGGTGGCGAGACCTTCCTCGCCAGCCTGTCGCTCGCCATCGCCTTGAGCGATTACCTGGCGGGCAACAAGATGCTGGGCGCGCTCTTTCTGGACGAGGGCTTTGGCACCCTGGACCCGCAGGCGCTGGAAGCCGTCGCCAACGCCCTGGAAAACCTGCGGACCCAGGGCCGCATGGTGGGCGTGGTCACGCACGTGGAAAGCCTTTCTGAACGCCTGCCCAGCCGCCTGATCGTCACCAAGAGCGTGGCGGGCAGCAGCGTGCAGCGCCTGGACGGGTGA
- a CDS encoding metallophosphoesterase family protein — protein sequence MRVLHTADFHAGRNLRGFDRTPEVHEALTEIAALARSERADAVLVSGDLFDTVNPSAEAEGAVFDFFLRLRDASIPAVVIAGNHDSAARLQGFAGLLGWVGVQLVAQPTTNPLDLIRTVETRGGETLTVGALPFLSERRLVKAADVMGGDVGSWRQKYREGMGFFLRKLAEGFRGGSVNMLMAHATMDGAVPSGSERTMQFDLLNAYTLSPLQLPSGAQYVALGHVHKPQQSSDMPLAHYPGSVIQLDFGEAGEKKQVNLVEVEAGRPARVTAVPLASGRELRTVKVNLDQLEPRLAGLAGFTGLVKVVVRAPSGTAMPGLKDRVLRLVPNTLAVELEALQEDLAQPELRREGLSLPELYEQFWRERRGELPEDLRAAFREADMGAGEEAV from the coding sequence ATGCGCGTACTCCACACCGCCGATTTTCACGCTGGGCGGAATCTGAGGGGCTTTGACCGCACGCCTGAGGTGCACGAAGCCCTGACCGAAATTGCCGCGCTGGCCCGCAGCGAACGTGCGGACGCCGTGCTCGTCTCCGGGGACCTGTTCGATACGGTCAACCCGTCAGCAGAGGCCGAGGGCGCGGTGTTCGATTTCTTCCTGCGCCTGCGCGACGCCTCCATTCCCGCCGTTGTGATTGCCGGAAACCACGACAGTGCGGCGCGGCTTCAGGGGTTTGCCGGACTGCTGGGCTGGGTGGGCGTACAGCTCGTGGCGCAGCCGACGACCAATCCGCTGGACCTGATCCGCACCGTGGAGACGCGCGGCGGCGAGACGCTGACGGTGGGGGCGCTGCCTTTTCTGTCCGAGCGGCGGCTGGTGAAGGCGGCGGACGTGATGGGCGGCGATGTGGGCAGCTGGCGGCAGAAGTACCGCGAGGGCATGGGCTTTTTTCTGCGCAAGCTGGCCGAAGGCTTCCGGGGCGGCAGCGTGAATATGCTGATGGCCCACGCGACGATGGACGGCGCGGTGCCCAGCGGCAGCGAGCGCACCATGCAGTTCGACCTGCTCAACGCCTACACGCTCTCGCCGCTGCAACTTCCCTCGGGCGCGCAGTATGTGGCGCTCGGGCACGTCCACAAACCGCAGCAGTCCAGCGACATGCCCCTGGCCCATTACCCGGGCTCGGTCATTCAGCTCGACTTTGGGGAAGCGGGCGAGAAGAAGCAGGTCAACCTCGTTGAGGTGGAGGCCGGACGTCCCGCCCGCGTGACCGCCGTTCCCCTCGCCAGTGGGCGCGAGTTGCGGACGGTGAAGGTGAATCTGGACCAGCTGGAACCGCGCCTGGCGGGCCTGGCGGGCTTTACCGGCCTGGTCAAAGTCGTCGTGCGCGCGCCCTCCGGAACCGCCATGCCTGGCCTCAAGGACCGCGTGTTGCGCCTGGTCCCCAACACGCTGGCCGTCGAGCTCGAAGCCTTACAAGAGGACCTCGCCCAGCCCGAATTGCGGCGCGAGGGGCTGAGCCTCCCGGAACTGTACGAGCAGTTCTGGCGCGAACGCCGGGGCGAGCTTCCGGAGGACCTGCGCGCGGCCTTCCGGGAAGCGGACATGGGGGCGGGGGAGGAAGCAGTGTGA
- the recD2 gene encoding SF1B family DNA helicase RecD2, which produces MTAAPPTEPFRVTGGVNRVRYRAESGFTVMTARLRNSEGEDPDATVIGVMPPLEAGDTFSADVLMEEHREYGYQYRVLNMVLEAQPADLTEEGVAAYLEARVGGVGKVLAGRIAKAFGPATFDVLEQDPEKLLRVPGVTQSTLHKMVSSWSQQGLERRLLAGLQGLGLSISQAQRAVKHFGEAALERLTADLFALTEVEGIGFLTADKLWQAGGGANDDPRRLTAAAVYALQQAGQQAGHSYLPRDRAERGVLHYTRVSLEQARLAVDTAVELGRLCDDPTAENVSRIYLPHVLKAEKKLAKLVRTLLATPPAGDEWMVPAGAAKGLSDEQATVLDLLDEHRLVVLTGGPGTGKSTTTRAVADLAEKLGLEVGLCAPTGKAARRLGELTGRTASTIHRLLGYGPVGFRHNHLEPAPYDLLIVDEVSMCGDGLMLSLLSAVAPGARVLLVGDTDQLPPVDAGLPLLAITQAAPTVRLTTVYRQAAENPIIRAAHGLLNGQAPAWGDPRLGLTETEPDVGARRVALMVRELGGPGQVQVLTPMRKGPLGVETLNTHLQSLFNPGQGGVRIGDGEVRPGDVVVQTKNDYTNEVFNGTLGLALKIDGSRLTVDFDGNVVELAGAELFNLQLGYALTVHRAQGSEWGTVLGVLHEAHMPMLSRNLAYTALTRARERFYAVGSASAWQKAAGRQREERNTALLERIRER; this is translated from the coding sequence ATGACCGCCGCCCCTCCCACCGAGCCTTTTCGCGTGACCGGGGGCGTGAACCGGGTCCGTTACCGCGCCGAGAGCGGTTTTACCGTCATGACCGCGCGCCTGCGCAACAGCGAGGGCGAGGACCCCGACGCCACCGTGATCGGCGTGATGCCGCCCCTGGAGGCCGGGGACACCTTCAGCGCTGACGTGCTGATGGAAGAACACCGCGAGTACGGCTACCAGTACCGCGTGCTAAACATGGTCCTTGAGGCCCAGCCTGCAGACCTGACCGAAGAGGGAGTCGCCGCCTACCTTGAAGCCCGCGTGGGTGGCGTGGGCAAGGTGCTCGCCGGACGCATCGCCAAAGCCTTCGGCCCCGCCACCTTCGACGTGCTGGAACAGGACCCCGAGAAGCTCTTGCGGGTCCCTGGCGTCACGCAAAGCACCCTGCACAAAATGGTGTCGAGCTGGTCCCAGCAGGGCCTCGAGCGGAGGCTGCTCGCGGGTTTGCAGGGCCTGGGCCTCTCCATCTCCCAGGCGCAGCGGGCGGTAAAGCACTTCGGGGAGGCGGCGCTGGAGCGGCTGACCGCGGATCTCTTCGCGCTGACCGAGGTGGAAGGCATCGGCTTTCTTACCGCTGACAAGCTGTGGCAGGCGGGGGGCGGAGCGAACGACGATCCCCGCCGCCTGACGGCCGCCGCCGTGTACGCCCTTCAGCAGGCGGGACAGCAGGCCGGGCACTCCTACCTGCCGCGGGACCGGGCCGAACGCGGCGTGCTGCACTACACCCGCGTGTCTTTGGAACAGGCCCGCCTCGCCGTGGACACGGCCGTCGAACTCGGCCGCCTGTGCGACGATCCCACCGCCGAGAACGTGAGCCGCATCTACCTGCCCCACGTCCTGAAGGCCGAGAAGAAACTGGCGAAGCTGGTCCGTACCCTCCTCGCCACGCCGCCCGCCGGGGACGAGTGGATGGTGCCAGCCGGAGCCGCAAAAGGGCTGTCGGACGAACAGGCCACCGTGCTGGACCTGCTTGACGAACACCGCCTCGTGGTGCTGACGGGCGGCCCCGGCACCGGCAAAAGCACGACAACGCGCGCGGTGGCGGACCTGGCGGAAAAGCTCGGGCTGGAAGTTGGCCTCTGCGCACCTACCGGCAAGGCGGCGCGCCGTCTGGGCGAGCTCACCGGCCGCACCGCCTCCACCATCCACCGCCTGCTGGGGTACGGCCCCGTAGGCTTCCGGCACAACCACCTCGAACCCGCACCCTATGACCTGTTGATCGTGGACGAGGTGAGCATGTGCGGCGACGGGCTGATGCTCTCGCTGCTCAGCGCCGTTGCGCCGGGGGCGCGGGTGCTGCTTGTGGGCGACACCGATCAGTTGCCTCCGGTGGACGCGGGCCTGCCCCTCCTCGCCATCACCCAGGCTGCGCCCACCGTGCGCCTGACCACGGTGTACCGCCAGGCCGCCGAGAATCCCATTATTCGCGCCGCCCACGGCCTGCTGAACGGCCAGGCCCCGGCATGGGGCGATCCCCGCCTCGGGCTCACCGAAACGGAGCCGGATGTGGGCGCGCGCCGGGTTGCCCTGATGGTCCGCGAACTCGGCGGCCCCGGCCAGGTTCAGGTCCTGACCCCCATGCGAAAGGGGCCGTTGGGCGTGGAAACGCTCAACACCCACCTCCAGTCGCTCTTCAATCCCGGCCAGGGGGGTGTCCGCATCGGCGACGGCGAGGTCCGGCCCGGTGACGTGGTGGTGCAGACCAAAAACGACTACACCAACGAGGTCTTCAACGGCACGCTGGGCCTGGCGCTGAAGATTGACGGGAGCCGCCTGACCGTGGACTTCGACGGCAACGTGGTGGAGCTGGCCGGGGCAGAACTGTTTAACCTGCAACTGGGCTACGCGCTGACGGTACACCGCGCCCAGGGGAGCGAGTGGGGCACCGTGCTCGGCGTGCTGCACGAGGCCCACATGCCCATGCTCTCGCGCAACCTCGCTTACACCGCCCTCACCCGCGCCCGCGAGCGTTTCTACGCGGTGGGGTCGGCCTCAGCGTGGCAGAAGGCAGCGGGCCGCCAGCGCGAGGAGCGGAATACAGCGCTGCTGGAGCGGATTCGGGAGCGTTAG
- a CDS encoding MFS transporter codes for MGVHGLRRTQRLGPEPAQREHRADAVLAPLAVGLADGDFHQPLLGCAVLAALLLPVVLVLRAVPTMPVPVEETAPGGRARLLLFGFVALFFTYVGLEGGVGSWEVTHLKDALDISTASAARLTALFWVSFTVGRLVSAALALQMPPARLVTGALVLAAVSLALATVPGAAPLAYTLAGLFLAPVFTTGLVWLTRTVPGRGATTLVFASAFLGPVLFSPVVGAFKDAYGSPAIPVTLLGITLLCLAVAAGPGRAVHTSRERAG; via the coding sequence GTGGGTGTCCACGGGTTACGGCGAACGCAGCGCCTCGGTCCTGAACCTGCTCAGCGCGAGCACCGCGCCGACGCGGTGCTCGCGCCTCTGGCCGTGGGGCTGGCGGACGGGGACTTCCACCAACCGCTGCTGGGGTGCGCCGTCCTGGCTGCCCTGCTGCTTCCCGTGGTTCTGGTCTTGCGCGCCGTGCCCACCATGCCGGTGCCTGTGGAGGAGACGGCCCCGGGTGGACGCGCCCGATTGCTGCTGTTCGGGTTCGTGGCCCTGTTCTTCACCTACGTGGGCCTGGAGGGGGGCGTGGGGTCCTGGGAGGTGACCCACCTGAAAGACGCGCTGGACATTTCGACGGCCAGCGCGGCGCGGCTCACCGCCCTGTTCTGGGTCAGCTTCACCGTGGGGCGGCTGGTTTCGGCGGCGCTGGCCCTGCAGATGCCCCCCGCCCGCCTGGTAACCGGCGCGCTGGTTCTGGCCGCCGTCAGCCTGGCCCTCGCCACTGTGCCCGGCGCTGCGCCTCTGGCCTACACCCTCGCCGGGCTGTTTCTCGCGCCCGTGTTTACCACCGGGCTGGTGTGGCTGACCCGGACGGTCCCCGGTCGCGGGGCCACCACGCTGGTCTTTGCCAGTGCATTTCTCGGCCCGGTGCTGTTTTCGCCTGTGGTGGGGGCGTTCAAGGACGCTTACGGCTCGCCTGCCATTCCCGTCACGCTGCTGGGGATCACGCTGCTGTGCTTGGCCGTGGCGGCAGGGCCAGGGCGAGCAGTTCACACCTCTCGAGAACGGGCCGGATAA
- a CDS encoding NAD(P)/FAD-dependent oxidoreductase has product MTPLPHSDILVIGGGPAGLHAAFYAGWRGLSVRVLEARGEVGGQLTALYPDKTVYDVPGSPRTRAADLVAALLAQLGPLGIDIRTGEVARSLRESGAGGWLVGTDRTQYAAGAVILAAGMGALLPREARIPGAETHPDVRTDLPNPGTFSGKRVLVVGGVPQATRAALELAEAGAEVTLTHRRAGFRGDRAGLARLEEARRSGQLRVLAPAVLERLTSKSAELTVNGQLQTVDAGTVFVLNGYLPDLSPLLMWPLGWDGEYVPGDAAGATTLPGVYVVGDLARSGDDFKLLSVAFAQAAITANHAAHHVRPELKVRPGHSSERGGYPARSREV; this is encoded by the coding sequence ATGACCCCTCTCCCCCACAGCGACATTCTGGTCATCGGCGGCGGTCCGGCCGGGCTGCACGCGGCCTTTTACGCCGGATGGCGGGGGCTGAGCGTGCGGGTGCTCGAAGCGCGCGGTGAGGTGGGCGGGCAACTGACGGCGCTGTACCCCGACAAGACGGTGTACGACGTGCCCGGCTCACCCCGAACCAGGGCCGCAGACCTCGTGGCGGCGCTGCTGGCGCAACTCGGTCCACTCGGCATTGACATCCGGACGGGTGAAGTGGCCCGCAGCTTAAGGGAGAGTGGAGCGGGCGGGTGGCTCGTCGGAACGGACCGGACGCAGTATGCGGCGGGAGCGGTGATTCTGGCGGCGGGAATGGGGGCCCTCTTGCCACGCGAGGCGCGAATCCCGGGTGCGGAAACACATCCCGATGTGCGGACCGATCTGCCGAATCCCGGGACGTTCAGCGGAAAGCGCGTGCTGGTGGTGGGCGGCGTTCCACAGGCCACCCGCGCGGCTTTGGAACTCGCGGAGGCGGGAGCTGAAGTGACGCTCACCCACCGCAGAGCAGGGTTCCGGGGGGATCGAGCGGGCCTCGCCCGACTGGAGGAGGCGCGGCGCTCAGGGCAACTTCGCGTCCTGGCCCCTGCCGTTCTGGAACGCCTGACATCAAAGAGCGCCGAACTTACGGTCAACGGTCAGCTACAGACCGTTGACGCCGGTACCGTATTCGTCCTCAACGGCTACCTGCCGGACCTCTCGCCCCTGCTGATGTGGCCGCTGGGCTGGGACGGCGAGTACGTGCCGGGAGACGCGGCGGGCGCGACAACCCTCCCCGGCGTGTACGTGGTGGGGGACCTGGCCCGCTCCGGGGACGACTTCAAGCTGCTCTCGGTGGCATTCGCCCAGGCGGCCATCACCGCCAACCACGCGGCCCACCATGTCCGCCCGGAATTGAAGGTGCGGCCCGGCCACAGCAGTGAGCGCGGGGGTTATCCGGCCCGTTCTCGAGAGGTGTGA
- a CDS encoding FAD-dependent oxidoreductase produces MTQPETTPETTFSPERPLRVAVIGSGPSGIYAAEALTKQATLPVEVDVFDRLPTPYGLVRYGVAPDHLTIKSVTKGFERVLSDPRVRFLGNVEFGTDLTYEEARVHYDALVYTVGASSDRRLGIPGEDLKGSMSATEFVAWYNGHPDAAARDMLLHASGVAVVGVGNVALDVSRILVKTVGELHSSDIAAHALDALKHSHVKDVWVLGRRGPVQAAFTTKELREFGELESADPIVKPVEIAVDPSTEAAITDNTRKKNLEVLRDFAGREPEGKERRIHLRFLVSPVEILDDGEGNVGGLKIERNRLDDQGNAVGTGEYETLPVQMVLRSIGYKGVPLPGVPFDERKGVIPNEEGRVTGRPGEYTAGWIKRGPSGVVGTNRKDAVDTVAHLLSDAQAGAFLPASQAGRETVDALLRGKGVNVYTFHDWQVLDAHELAQGQAVGRPRAKVVHKHEMLTHRRK; encoded by the coding sequence ATGACACAGCCCGAGACGACGCCCGAGACCACCTTCTCCCCCGAACGGCCCCTGCGCGTCGCGGTGATCGGCAGTGGTCCGAGCGGTATCTACGCCGCCGAGGCGCTGACCAAACAGGCCACCCTGCCCGTGGAGGTGGACGTGTTTGACCGCCTGCCCACCCCCTACGGCCTGGTGCGTTACGGCGTCGCGCCCGATCACCTCACCATCAAGAGCGTGACCAAGGGCTTCGAGAGGGTGCTTTCGGATCCCCGCGTGCGGTTTCTGGGCAATGTGGAATTCGGCACCGACCTCACCTACGAGGAGGCCCGCGTCCACTACGACGCGCTGGTCTACACCGTGGGGGCCTCCTCGGACCGCCGCCTGGGTATTCCCGGCGAGGACCTGAAAGGCAGCATGAGCGCCACCGAATTTGTGGCCTGGTACAACGGCCACCCCGACGCGGCGGCGCGCGACATGCTGCTGCACGCGTCGGGCGTGGCGGTGGTGGGCGTGGGCAACGTGGCGCTGGACGTGAGCCGCATTCTGGTCAAGACGGTGGGGGAACTGCATTCCTCGGACATTGCGGCGCACGCGCTGGACGCGTTGAAACACAGCCACGTCAAAGACGTGTGGGTGCTGGGACGGCGCGGTCCGGTTCAGGCCGCCTTTACCACCAAGGAACTGCGCGAGTTTGGGGAACTGGAAAGCGCAGACCCCATCGTGAAGCCGGTGGAAATTGCAGTGGACCCGTCCACTGAGGCCGCCATCACGGACAACACCCGCAAGAAGAACCTGGAAGTGCTGCGCGACTTTGCCGGACGCGAGCCCGAGGGCAAAGAACGGCGCATCCACCTGCGCTTTCTGGTATCGCCCGTCGAGATTCTGGACGACGGCGAGGGGAACGTGGGCGGCCTGAAAATCGAGCGCAACCGCCTGGACGACCAGGGCAACGCGGTGGGCACGGGCGAGTACGAGACGCTGCCCGTGCAGATGGTGCTGCGCTCCATCGGTTACAAGGGCGTGCCCCTGCCCGGCGTGCCCTTCGACGAGAGAAAGGGCGTGATTCCCAACGAGGAAGGCCGCGTGACGGGCCGCCCCGGCGAGTACACAGCGGGCTGGATCAAGCGCGGCCCCAGCGGCGTGGTGGGCACCAACCGCAAGGACGCGGTGGACACGGTGGCCCACCTGCTGAGCGACGCCCAGGCTGGGGCCTTCCTGCCCGCATCCCAGGCGGGCCGGGAAACGGTGGACGCCCTGCTGCGCGGCAAAGGCGTGAACGTGTACACCTTCCACGACTGGCAGGTGCTGGACGCCCACGAACTTGCCCAGGGGCAGGCTGTGGGCCGCCCACGCGCCAAGGTGGTCCACAAGCACGAGATGCTGACGCACCGCCGGAAGTAG
- a CDS encoding helix-turn-helix domain-containing protein, translating to MTHPNSSLTKTFVDTVTYRPGAVILYPGKSDMLYRVSSGLVRIHTMDDDGNGLTLRYVKPGEYFGEEALAGVNRAYFAEAVTDSTVDVINPALMTAEDNLVVTTHLVKTLERAYESIYRLVGKRLRARIAGELLELKDTALATQLGTGETMIYATHDELAAAVGSVRETVTKVVGELSREGVISAGYGKITLKNEKTLADIAAA from the coding sequence ATGACGCACCCCAACTCCTCTCTGACCAAGACATTCGTGGACACCGTGACCTACCGCCCCGGCGCGGTCATCCTGTACCCCGGCAAGAGCGACATGCTCTACCGCGTGTCCTCGGGCCTGGTCCGCATCCATACCATGGACGACGACGGCAATGGGCTGACCCTGCGCTACGTCAAGCCCGGCGAATACTTCGGCGAGGAAGCCCTGGCGGGCGTGAACCGCGCCTACTTTGCCGAGGCCGTGACCGATTCCACGGTGGACGTGATCAACCCTGCCCTGATGACCGCCGAGGACAACCTCGTCGTGACCACCCATCTGGTCAAGACCTTGGAACGCGCCTACGAGAGCATCTACCGTCTCGTCGGTAAGCGGCTGCGTGCGCGCATTGCGGGCGAGCTGCTGGAGCTCAAGGACACCGCCCTCGCCACGCAGCTCGGTACGGGCGAGACGATGATCTACGCCACCCACGACGAGCTGGCCGCCGCGGTCGGTTCGGTGCGCGAGACGGTGACCAAGGTGGTGGGCGAGCTCAGCCGCGAGGGCGTGATCAGCGCCGGCTACGGCAAGATCACCCTCAAGAACGAGAAGACCCTCGCCGACATCGCCGCCGCGTAA